A single genomic interval of Helianthus annuus cultivar XRQ/B chromosome 13, HanXRQr2.0-SUNRISE, whole genome shotgun sequence harbors:
- the LOC110897755 gene encoding myosin heavy chain IB, with translation MSGFRRKVEIEGVETETADYDTEKEDLGGDESRPSDGMVTEDQDPFAGGKVRRKASMARVFKGDYVDVRSKPYLMKLLDRQGDRGVLFADKVLKFTGSGKMKRQILLITDRAIYIIDPETYVLKRRITLAAVERLCLSQLSDNFVAVIVPTEYDLLLASTRKTEIVTVLVESMKSTSNYELEVNLSNSFEYHAASDLVKEIHFEEVEGGTKTRIVNK, from the exons ATGTCTGGTTTTAGGCGCAAAGTTGAGATCGAAGGGGTTGAAACCGAAACAGCAGATTACGACACGGAGAAAGAAGATCTGGGTGGCGATGAATCTAGACCGTCCGATGGAATGGTGACAGAAGATCAGGATCCGTTTGCAGGCGGTAAGGTTCGTCGGAAAGCATCTATGGCGAGAGTTTTCAAAGGTGATTATGTTGATGTTCGATCCAAACCCTACCTCATGAAACTTCTCGATAGACAAG GTGACAGGGGAGTCCTCTTTGCGGACAAAGTTTTGAAGTTTACAGGATCAGGAAAGATGAAAAGGCAAATTCTACTAATTACTGATCGTGCCATCTATATTATCGATCCGGAGACATATGTGCTTAAAAGGCGGATCACTCTTGCTGCAGTAGAGAGGCTTTGTTTGAGTCAGTTAAGTGATAATTTTGTAGCGGTTATTGTCCCAACCGAATATGATCTTCTGTTGGCTAGTACTAGGAAGACTGAGATTGTAACCGTTTTGGTGGAATCTATGAAGAGTACCTCAAACTATGAGTTGGAAGTTAACCTATCTAACAG TTTTGAGTACCATGCTGCTTCTGATCTTGTTAAAGAAATTCACTTTGAGGAGGTTGAAG GTGGAACCAAAACAAGAATTGTAAACAAGTAA
- the LOC118485749 gene encoding uncharacterized protein LOC118485749, with protein sequence MVNGPRYSAKEKGKHPYEPSWQEQQVIFPVVRDGPRATRPVVITGIIGHYETEYIFIDPRSTDDIIYQQCFNQFDEEDKARLEPVDYPLSGFCNEMVFPLGQISFPVTLSDGKHSRTTSVNFMVMPVKSRHDVLIGRETQGELNMVTSTPHSAIGFPTKTGVAIICAKKEVMSTEELRPAKAAKVSATEPEKWVLNRKYPEQTVTIGHTISSDIRTRLKQLLCRNMDIFVWTPADMTGVPRNITEHCLNTYPSVEPKVQRRRSLGADKTKAMNEQVCELLKAGILREVRYQSWVANPVMVEKSNGGWRICVDYTDLHKACPKDCYSLPEIDKKIDSLAPYRWKCFLDCYKGYHQVQMKLEDEDKTAFRTDLGIFCYTKMPFGLNNDGATYQRLMDKTFAGDIGKHIEVYIDDLVVKSHEEDQMLKDIEKTFNSLRSKPETSGRLAKWAIELGGHNILYRPRPAIKGQILADFITEVPVDKIKGCELIETPEKDVTNETWMLYTDGASNEDGAGAGLRLVSPENHEFTYAINQVNGIYDAKGEVMALYLEQAKELLQQFQSHKVIHINRSENKLADALSKLASTSFQHLAKDVRIEVLKNPSVLLRQVNVIEMGQPSWMTPIIQYLQEGILLENRAEARKIQNKSLHYEMNGGILYRKSFLGPLLRYVDPQDANYLIREIHEGICGIHSGPRMVVTKIMNAGYYWTGMHVDALKEIRKCDSCQRHSPKTLRPKNDLIPVSTAWPFQQWGIDMVGPFPEAPVAVKFIIVVVDYFMKWVEAKALASTTAMMVRKFI encoded by the exons atggtcaacggaccgaGATACAGCGCAAAAGAGAAAGGCAAGCACCCCTATGAGCCTTCATGGCAAGAGCAACAGGTCATTTTCCCGGTAGTGCGCGACGGTCCTCGCGCCACACGACCCGTCGTCATTACTGGTATCATCGGCCATTACGAAACGGAGTACATATTCATTGATCCAAGGAGTACAGACGACATCATTTATCAACAGTGTTTTAACCAATTTGATGAAGAAGACaaagcgagactcgagccagtTGATTATCCTTTGTCCggattttgcaacgagatggttttTCCACTTGGTCAAATCAGCTTCCCCGTCACGCTGTCTGACGGGaagcattcaagaacaacaagcgTGAATTTCATGGTGATGCCCGTCAAGTCGAGGCATGATGTGTTAATTGGAAGGGAAACCCAAGGCGAGCTGAACATGGTTACTTCAACCCCCCATTCAGCGATAGGGTTCCCAACCAAGACGGGAGTGGCAATCATCTGCGCCAAGAAAGAAGTAATGTCAACTGAAGAATTGCGCCCAGCAAAAGCGGCGAAGGTCTCAGCAACCGAACCTGAAAAATGGGTTTTAAACCGCAAATACCCAGAGCAAACAGTGACAATTGGCCACACCATTTCGTCAGACATCCGAACGCGTTTGAAACAGTTACTGTGCAGAAATATGGATATCTTTGTCTGgaccccggcagacatgaccggcgTCCCGCGCAACATAACCGAACATTGCTTAAACACTTACCCTTCTGTTGaaccaaaggtccaaagaaggcgcagcttaGGAGCAGACAAAACGAAAGCAATGAATGAACAAGTATGTGAGCTGCTCAAAGCTGGGATTTTGCGAGAAGTGCGTTATCAGAGTTGGGTCGCGAACCCAGTAATGGTGGAAAAGTCGAATGGTGGATGGCGAATATGCGTAGATTATACCGATCTCCACAAGGCATGCCCAAAAGATTGCTATTCTTTGCCCGAGATCGATAAAAAGATAGACTCTCTTGCGCCATATAGATGGAAGTGTTTCTTGGATTGCTACAAGGGTTATCATCAAGTCCAGATGAAACTCGAAGATGAGGACAAGACAGCTTTTAGAACCGATCTTGGAATCTTTTGTTACACAAAGATGCCATTCGGTCTGAATAATGATGGCGCAACATAccaacgcttgatggacaagaccttcgcGGGGGACATCGGAAAGCACATTGAAGTTTACATTGATGATCTGGTGGTTAAAAGTCAcgaagaggaccaaatgttgaaggACATCGAAAAGACGTTCAATTCATTGCGCAGT AAACCAGAAACGTCAGGGCggttagcaaaatgggccatAGAGCTGGGAGGCCACAACATTTTGTACAGGCCGCGACCAGCCATCAAGGGCCAAATCCTAGctgacttcatcacagaagtccCAGTTGATAAAATCAAAGGGTGTGAGCTGATAGAGACCCCTGAAAAAGACGTGACAAATGAGACTTGGATGCTTTATACTGATGGGGCATCAAATGAGGACGGCGCGGGAGCAGGACTGCGCCTTGTGAGCCCTGAGAATCATGAATTTACTTACGCCATCAA CCAAGTTAACGGTATATACGATGCAAAGGGCGAGGTTATGGCCCTATATCTTGAGCAAGCGAAAGAATTGCTTCAGCAGTTTCAGTCTCACAAGGTAATCCACATCAATCGCTCTGAAAACAAActggccgatgccttgagcaagctTGCTTCAACTTCTTTTCAACACCTTGCCAAAGACGTAAGAATAGAAGTACTCAAGAATCCATCAGTCTTGCTGCGACAAGTAAACGTCATTGAGATGGGGCAACCATCCTGGATGACCCCTATAATCCAATATTTGCAAGAGGGGATACTCCTTGAAAACAGAGCAGAGGCGAGGAAGATTCAGAACAAATCCCTGCATTACGAAATGAATGGCGGTATTCTGTACCGAAAGTCCTTCTTGGGGCCACTACTGCGCTATGTGGACCCCCAAGATGCGAACTACTTGATCAGGGAGATCCATGAAGGGATCTGCGGCATCCATTCAGGACCACGCATGGTTGTCACGAAGATCATGAACGCCGGATATTACTGGACAGGGATGCATGTCGATGCCCTGAAGGAGATCCGCAAGTGTGACTCCTGTCAGCGACATTCTCCAAAAACCCTGCGCCCCAAGAACGACCTTATCCCTGTATCCACCGCATGGCCTTTCCAGCAGTGGGGAATcgacatggtgggacccttcccagAGGCCCCTGTCGCCGTCAAATTTATAATAGTGGTCGTCGATTACTTCATGAaatgggtggaggccaaagctcTCGCGTCAACTACAGCtatgatggtgcgcaagttcatttga
- the LOC110900764 gene encoding uncharacterized protein LOC110900764: MPMWCHLFIQTLTGAARAWFDSLPPGKIKSWVDFKTQFLSYFSQQRRYQRDTAEVEDIWRRDGEGLEDFITRFNKECLEIGGVSEQLMRCHFKKAIHCDSLIRTITGKDGMPKEWDKLMEAAKIVAQTEESLAGNKSYHSEDRFSRGNTRDNNRRNRYKGNDWKSGRPRGHDERPCYREDARETIDRIGYRKAVKDDNRDKHWTPLIKTPKDVLMTENHDFKASRPMTNKKGQDPNLYCDFHKDSGHLTDDCYSLRQEIEKALKSGKLSHLVKNVRKETRQLQRHDEGNHKKV; this comes from the coding sequence ATGCCTATGTGGTGTCACTTGTTTATTCAAACCCTCACCGGGGCTGCTCGCGCTTGGTTCGACAGCCTTCCACCAGGGAAGATCAAATCATGGGTAGATTTCAAGACACAGTTTTTGAGCTACTTCAGCCAACAACGACGCTACCAGCGCGACACTGCTGAAGTAGAAGATATCTGGCGAAgggatggtgaaggtctggaAGATTTCATCACCCGTTTTAACAAGGAATGTTTGGAGATAGGCGGCGTAAGCGAACAACTCATGCGTTGTCATTTCAAGAAAGCCATTCACTGTGATAGTCTCATCAGAACTATCACAGGCAAAGACGGAATGCCAAAAGAATGGGATAAACTCATGGAAGCTGCAAAAATTGTTGCGCAAACCGAAGAATCACTCGCTGGGAACAAAAGTTATCACTCTGAAGATCGATTCTCCAGAGGGAACACGCGCGACAACAACAGGCGCAACAGATACAAGGGTAATGATTGGAAGTCTGGGAGACCAAGGGGCCATGATGAAAGGCCGTGCTATAGGGAGGACGCGCGTGAAACAATAGACCGGATCGGTTACAGGAAAGCAGTTAAAGATGATAATCGTGAcaagcactggactccgctcataaAAACGCCAAAAGATGTATTGATGACGGAGAACCATGATTTCAAGGCTTCCAGACCTATGACAAACAAGAAGGGGCAAGACCCCAACTTGTACTGTGATTTTCATAAAGACTCAGGGCACTTGACCGATGATTGCTATAGTTTGCGCCAAGAGATCGAGAAAGCGCTAAAGAGCGGTAAGCTAAGCCACTTGGTGAAGAACGTGCGCAAAGAAACTCGTCAGCTCCAACGCCACGACGAAGGAAATCACAAGAAAGTCTGA
- the LOC110897756 gene encoding probable inactive receptor kinase At4g23740 yields MEMMNMKNRSIFIIAVLFGSVFSLVTTEPTEDKKVLLDFIDKIPHSRVINWHMNTSACSNWTGVTCNHNRTSVIALRLPAISLDGSIPPNTLGRLSNLQILSLRSNGLSGPFPFDFLNLRNLTALHLQCNGFSGPLPSNLSVWNNLSFLNLSNNAFNGSISPSILNLTHLTALSLANNSLSGEIPDFSTASLQVLDLSNNNLTGTVPRSLVRFPSSAFLGNDLVPENLSLPSVSPIQGASKQPKLSKLGLGIVIGGCVLLLGLIALLTVIWHLKKESRNEDLQTDKKDKKVKGSQSGNANANTNGSLVFFEGSSLAFDLEDLFRASAEVLDKGTFGTTYKAALEDSHAVVVKRLQGVVNVARREFEQQMEIVGRTIHENVVPLRAYYYSKDEKLLVYDYFSQGSVSSMLHANRGANRTPLDWDSRLRIAVGSARGIAHIHTQANGKFVHGNIKASNTFVNQQRYGCVSDLGLAAVMVSPLTKSGGYNAPEITDTKKVYQASDVYSFGVLLLELLTGKSPTHATCANEVVHLVRWVSSVVQEEWTAEVFDMELLRYPNIEEEMVEMLQIAMQCVAKSPEQRPKMAEVAKLVENIRTGDRRL; encoded by the exons ATGGagatgatgaacatgaagaataGGTCCATTTTCATTATAGCGGTCTTGTTTGGGTCTGTTTTCTCTCTGGTTACCACTGAACCTACAGAAGATAAGAAAGTTTTGCTTGATTTCATTGACAAAATTCCGCATTCTCGTGTGATTAACTGGCATATGAACACTTCAGCTTGTAGTAACTGGACAGGGGTAACATGTAATCACAATCGTACATCGGTCATTGCTCTCCGTTTGCCTGCCATTAGCCTTGATGGCTCTATACCCCCAAACACTCTTGGTCGATTATCAAATCTTCAGATATTAAGCTTGAGATCCAACGGTTTATCAGGTCCTTTTCCTTTTGATTTCTTGAATCTAAGAAACTTAACAGCTTTACATCTCCAATGCAATGGTTTCTCTGGTCCATTACCTTCGAATTTATCTGTTTGGAACAATCTTTCGTTTCTTAATCTGTCCAACAACGCTTTTAACGGAAGCATTTCTCCTTCCATCTTAAACTTGACTCACCTCACCGCTCTGAGTCTTGCAAACAACTCACTTTCTGGTGAAATCCCCGATTTTAGTACTGCGAGTTTACAAGTTCTTGATCTGTCTAATAACAATCTCACGGGAACCGTGCCTCGATCTCTAGTGAGATTTCCTAGCTCTGCATTTTTGGGAAATGATCTTGTTCCCGAAAATTTATCGCTTCCATCTGTTTCTCCTATTCAAGGAGCATCGAAACAACCAAAACTCAGTAAATTGGGACTTGGTATCGTAATCGGTGGTTGCGTGTTACTATTGGGATTAATCGCATTGCTAACGGTTATTTGGCACTTGAAGAAAGAAAGCAGGAATGAGGATTTGCAGACGGATAAGAAGGATAAGAAAGTCAAGGGCAGTCAAAGTGGGAATGCGAACGCGAACACAAACGGAAGTCTTGTTTTCTTTGAGGGAAGTAGCCTTGCATTTGATTTGGAGGATTTGTTTCGGGCTTCCGCAGAGGTGCTAGATAAGGGTACTTTTGGTACGACTTATAAAGCGGCATTGGAGGATTCACACGCTGTTGTGGTGAAAAGGTTACAGGGTGTAGTAAATGTAGCAAGACGCGAGTTTGAGCAACAAATGGAGATTGTTGGAAGGACCATACATGAGAATGTGGTTCCGTTAAGGGCGTATTACTACtcgaaagatgaaaagttgtTGGTGTATGACTACTTCAGTCAAGGAAGTGTTTCTTCCATGTTGCACG CAAATAGAGGAGCGAATAGGACACCGTTAGATTGGGATAGCCGATTAAGGATCGCCGTAGGATCAGCAAGAGGGATAGCTCATATCCACACACAAGCTAACGGAAAGTTTGTCCATGGAAACATCAAAGCATCCAACACTTTCGTGAACCAGCAACGGTATGGTTGTGTAAGTGATCTAGGCCTGGCGGCAGTGATGGTGTCACCGCTGACGAAGAGTGGTGGATACAACGCACCAGAGATAACTGACACTAAGAAGGTCTACCAAGCATCAGATGTCTACTCATTTGGGGTTCTACTTCTTGAGCTTCTAACCGGGAAGTCACCAACTCATGCTACATGCGCCAACGAGGTCGTTCACTTGGTTAGATGGGTTAGCTCGGTGGTTCAAGAGGAATGGACTGCAGAGGTTTTTGATATGGAGCTTTTGAGGTACCCGAATATAGAAGAggagatggtggagatgttgCAGATAGCGATGCAATGTGTGGCTAAGTCGCCGGAGCAGAGGCCTAAAATGGCAGAGGTAGCCAAATTGGTCGAGAACATTCGGACAGGTGATCGCCGGCTCTAA
- the LOC110897757 gene encoding plastidial pyruvate kinase 2, translating into MAAQVVASKLTHSSFACPNSSKNQIQKIKQPSGFGSKAVIGNNEQDQTRLTYKHRCVVVSVTSRRQQELQVVVPVTPEDVPKIAEPDYDTPEVLQQGDRSVSMWSRPLVKRKTKIVCTIGPSTNTKEMIWKLAEAGMNVARLNMSHGDHASHQKVIDLVKEYNAQSKDNVIAIMLDTKGPEVRSGDLPQPVNLVSGQEFTFTIKRGVGTSECVSVNYDDFVNDVEAGDMLLVDGGMMSLLVKSKTEDSVTCEVVDGGELKSRRHLNVRGKSATLPSITEKDWDDIKFGVDNEVDFYAVSFVKDAEVIHELKNYLKSCGANIQVIPKIESADSIPNLHSIITASDGAMVARGDLGAELPIEEVPLLQEEIIRTCRSMGKAVIVATNMLESMIVHPTPTRAEVSDIAIAVREGADAVMLSGETAHGKFPLKAVKVMHTVSLRTEASITGGVTPSNLGQAFKNHMSEMFAFHATSMSNTLGTSLVVFTRTGFMAILLSHYRPTGTIFAFTNQKRVQQKLALYQGVCPIYMEFSNDADETFENALSTLKKQGMVKEGDEVALVQSGRQPIWRFQSTHNIQVRKV; encoded by the exons ATGGCGGCGCAAGTGGTTGCTTCGAAGCTGACACACAGTTCCTTTGCATGCCCTAATTCTTCCAAAAACCAGATTCAGAAGATCAAACAACCTAGTGGTTTTGGTTCTAAAGCTGTGATTGGTAACAATGAACAAGATCAAACCAGACTGACTTACAAACATCGTTGTGTTGTTGTTAGCGTCACTTCAAGGAGACAACAAGAGCTCCAAGTTGTTGTTCCGGTTACACCTGAAGACGTACCTAAG ATTGCAGAGCCAGATTATGATACACCGGAAGTTTTGCAGCAGGGGGACAGATCGGTAAGCATGTGGTCAAGGCCCTTAGTGAAGCGCAAAACAAAAATCGTTTGCACAATCGGTCCATCCACAAACACCAAGGAAATGATATGGAAACTGGCTGAGGCGGGGATGAACGTAGCAAGGTTAAACATGTCCCACGGAGACCACGCGTCCCATCAGAAAGTTATCGACCTTGTTAAGGAATACAACGCTCAATCTAAAGATAACGTTATTGCAATTATGCTCGACACAAAG GGGCCCGAAGTCAGGAGTGGAGACTTGCCTCAGCCGGTTAATTTAGTAAGTGGCCAAGAATTCACGTTCACGATCAAACGGGGCGTTGGCACATCGGAGTGTGTAAGCGTTAACTATGATGATTTTGTGAATGACGTGGAAGCTGGTGACATGCTTCTGGTTGATG GTGGTATGATGTCATTGTTGGTGAAATCCAAGACCGAAGATTCAGTAACATGTGAAGTTGTCGATGGCGGAGAGCTCAAATCGAGACGCCACTTAAATGTTAGAGGAAAAAGTGCAACTTTGCCATCCATCACTG AAAAAGATTGGGATGATATCAAATTTGGAGTGGACAATGAAGTTGATTTCTACGCGGTCTCCTTTGTTAAAGATGCGGAAGTCATTCATGAGTTAAAGAATTACCTCAAAA GCTGCGGTGCAAATATCCAAGTAATTCCAAAAATTGAAAGTGCAGACTCGATACCGAACTTACATTCAATTATCACAGCATCAGACGGT GCAATGGTTGCAAGAGGAGATCTTGGTGCAGAGCTGCCTATTGAAGAGGTTCCACTGTTGCAG GAAGAGATCATAAGAACATGCAGGAGCATGGGGAAAGCGGTGATAGTTGCAACGAACATGCTTGAAAGCATGATAGTCCATCCAACACCAACGAGAGCGGAGGTATCTGACATCGCTATTGCTGTCAGAGAGGGTGCTGATGCGGTTATGCTTTCTGGAGAAACAGCTCATGGAAA GTTTCCTTTAAAAGCTGTTAAAGTTATGCACACAGTGTCGTTGCGAACTGAAGCAAGCATTACGGGTGGTGTCACACCCTCTAATCTTGGTCAAGCCTTTAAG AACCATATGAGTGAAATGTTCGCGTTTCATGCCACATCAATGTCAAACACTCTTGGAACCTCACTCGTGGTTTTTACTAGAACCGGTTTCATGGCTATTCTATTGAGTCATTATCGACCCACTGGCACCATCTTTGCCTTCACAAACCA GAAACGAGTGCAACAGAAGTTAGCTTTGTATCAAGGAGTTTGCCCCATCTATATGGAGTTCTCTAATGATGCTGATGAGACCTTCGAAAACGCTCTCAGCACCTTGAAG AAACAAGGGATGGTAAAAGAAGGTGATGAGGTAGCGCTTGTTCAAAGCGGGAGGCAGCCGATCTGGCGGTTCCAATCCACACATAATATTCAGGTCAGGAAGGTGTAA